A single window of Watersipora subatra chromosome 11, tzWatSuba1.1, whole genome shotgun sequence DNA harbors:
- the LOC137408673 gene encoding uncharacterized protein encodes MSGLCRDGSGTDQTKLPGARPTLFINTNPSTKALVEKKPASSNEPASSKESAGSKESASSKESASSKKAASSKESASSKELASRKESAGSKESAGSKESASSKESASSKKVASSKESASSKELASSKESASSKESAGSKESAGSKDSASSKELASSKESASSKESASSKELASRKESAGSKESAGSKESASSKESASSKKVASSKESASSKELASSKESASSKESASSKESASSKESDRSKESPGSEESASSKESAGSEESASSKESSGSEK; translated from the exons ATGTCTGGTCTGTGCCGAGATGGCTCAGGCACAGACCAGACCAAACTGCCTGGCGCCAGGCCAACCTTAT TTATCAATACCAATCCATCAACTAAAGCTTTAGTGGAAAAAAAACCAGCGAGTAGTAATGAACCAGCTAGTAGTAAGGAATCAGCTGGTAGTAAGGAATCGGCTAGTAGTAAGGAATCGGCTAGCAGTAAGAAAGCTGCTAGTAGTAAGGAATCGGCAAGTAGTAAGGAATTGGCTAGTAGAAAGGAATCAGCTGGTAGTAAGGAATCAGCTGGTAGTAAGGAATCGGCTAGTAGTAAGGAATCGGCTAGTAGTAAAAAAGTGGCTAGTAGTAAGGAATCGGCTAGTAGTAAGGAATTGGCTAGTAGTAAAGAATCGGCTAGTAGTAAGGAATCAGCTGGTAGTAAGGAATCGGCTGGTAGTAAGGATTCAGCTAGTAGTAAGGAATTGGCTAGTAGTAAGGAATCAGCTAGTAGTAAGGAATCGGCAAGTAGTAAGGAATTGGCTAGTAGAAAGGAATCAGCTGGTAGTAAGGAATCAGCTGGTAGTAAGGAATCGGCTAGTAGTAAGGAATCGGCTAGTAGTAAAAAAGTGGCTAGTAGTAAGGAATCGGCTAGTAGTAAGGAATTGGCTAGTAGTAAGGAATCGGCTAGTAGTAAGGAATCGGCTAGTAGTAAGGAATCGGCTAGTAGCAAGGAATCGGATCGTAGTAAGGAATCACCTGGTAGTGAGGAATCAGCTAGTAGTAAGGAATCGGCTGGTAGTGAGGAATCGGCTAGTAGTAAGGAATCATCTGGTAGTGAGAAATAA